The Macellibacteroides fermentans genome has a segment encoding these proteins:
- a CDS encoding transposase translates to MIPKEKELKLIKIYMYICDIYESSLKFCCQRFSNNATPIFTDQELLTVYLFCGAYQRYFSIKEIHTFTKEYLLSWFPCLPSYQTFNYRLNLLSEAINELVKHLITSFKPEDCDNMTSLIDSMPIVTCKGKNKTGKVATEIATKGYCSTKNMYYFGLKLHTLAFRRKGTIPFPEMLILSSAAENDLTVLKTEAADSLTNRSIFADKIYSDFSFWGEKHREIGLDMLTPVKAIKAEEPVITQREKAHRDLFSTAVSKVRQPIESFFNWLNEKTNIQRAMKVRSTSGLLIHTMGKIAIAFIYLIV, encoded by the coding sequence ATGATTCCCAAGGAGAAAGAACTTAAGCTTATAAAAATATATATGTATATCTGCGATATCTATGAGTCTTCACTGAAATTTTGTTGTCAGAGATTCAGTAATAATGCAACTCCTATCTTCACCGACCAGGAACTGCTTACTGTATACCTGTTCTGTGGAGCTTATCAACGCTACTTCAGTATCAAAGAGATACATACATTCACTAAAGAATATTTGCTTTCTTGGTTTCCTTGTCTACCTTCTTATCAGACGTTCAATTATCGATTGAACCTGTTAAGTGAGGCAATTAATGAACTCGTAAAGCATCTCATTACATCCTTTAAACCAGAAGATTGCGACAATATGACATCACTGATCGATTCCATGCCAATTGTTACCTGCAAAGGAAAGAATAAAACAGGAAAAGTGGCTACAGAAATTGCAACAAAAGGCTACTGCTCTACCAAAAATATGTACTACTTTGGTTTGAAACTCCACACGTTAGCTTTCAGAAGGAAAGGAACTATTCCATTCCCTGAGATGTTGATACTTTCATCTGCGGCAGAGAACGATTTGACGGTACTTAAAACAGAAGCAGCAGACAGCCTGACCAATAGAAGTATCTTTGCCGATAAAATCTACTCCGATTTCTCTTTTTGGGGAGAAAAACACAGGGAAATAGGTCTGGATATGCTAACTCCCGTAAAAGCTATTAAGGCTGAAGAGCCCGTAATTACTCAAAGAGAGAAAGCCCACAGAGACTTATTTTCGACGGCTGTTTCTAAAGTCAGACAACCCATAGAGTCTTTCTTCAACTGGTTGAATGAGAAAACAAATATTCAAAGAGCGATGAAGGTCAGATCAACATCTGGACTTCTTATACATACGATGGGGAAAATAGCCATCGCATTCATTTATCTAATTGTTTAA